The proteins below come from a single Rosa rugosa chromosome 2, drRosRugo1.1, whole genome shotgun sequence genomic window:
- the LOC133732703 gene encoding phenolic glucoside malonyltransferase 1-like: MANPNPNPNPNPVKVVEVCRVAPQPASASMSLPLTFFDLLWLRFEPFQRLFFYEASNTALFFKSILPRLKTSLSLTLHHFSPLAGNLTWPEDSPKPILSYVKGNTVSLTIAEYYSNDDDAGRDHFHRLSSSDFLEAKEYYSLVPQLDVSDDRATALALQITLFPNRGFSIGTAMHHAVLDGNSLTLFFKLWAHICRHHEQLATSSSLLADDLKPCYTDRLVIEDPLGLEAIYSKQWLDMGEPNNRSLKVWEIKSPPGSIRATFEFTKAKIQTLGQHVKTVMNSDSLHLSAFALTCAYTWVCLVKAEETKCEKVFIYLSADYRSRLDPPISANYFGNCTGGCAAVAETKGLLGEDGFVVALKAISEAIMGLKNEGVLLDGAESWLSKLCTVQGSDRIFSTAGSPRFGIYETDFGWGRPKRTEVLTIDKTGSISFSDSKNGGGGVEVGLVLEEHLMGVFASLFAKGLIHTPLIN; this comes from the coding sequence ATggcaaatccaaatccaaatccaaatccaaacccaGTGAAAGTAGTTGAGGTTTGCAGAGTAGCTCCACAACCGGCCTCAGCCTCTATGTCACTTCCTCTAACCTTCTTTGATCTACTTTGGCTGAGGTTTGAACCCTTCCAACGCCTTTTCTTTTATGAAGCCTCTAACACAGCACTCTTCTTCAAATCCATACTTCCAAGGCTCAAAACCTCCCTATCACTCACTCTTCACCACTTTTCACCTCTCGCCGGAAACCTCACCTGGCCTGAAGACTCCCCTAAGCCAATTCTCAGCTATGTCAAAGGCAACACCGTTTCGCTCACAATAGCCGAGTACTACTCTAATGATGATGATGCTGGTCGTGATCATTTCCATCGTCTTTCGAGCAGCGACTTCCTTGAAGCAAAAGAATACTATTCTCTTGTGCCCCAACTGGATGTGTCTGACGATCGAGCCACGGCGCTGGCACTACAAATCACTCTCTTTCCGAATCGGGGGTTTTCGATTGGAACAGCCATGCACCATGCAGTCCTTGATGGCAATTCTTTAAccttgtttttcaaattgtGGGCTCACATATGCAGGCATCATGAACAACTTGCAACCTCCTCGTCTTTGTTAGCGGATGACCTAAAACCGTGTTACACTGATAGATTGGTCATCGAGGACCCATTGGGGCTCGAAGCAATCTATTCGAAGCAATGGCTCGACATGGGCGAGCCTAACAACCGAAGCTTAAAGGTTTGGGAAATTAAATCTCCACCAGGCTCGATTAGAGCTACCTTTGAATTCACAAAAGCAAAAATACAAACACTTGGGCAGCATGTGAAGACTGTAATGAATTCTGATTCACTTCATTTGTCAGCGTTTGCTCTAACATGTGCCTATACTTGGGTTTGCTTAGTCAAGGCAGAAGAAACCAAATGTGAGAAAGTATTTATATACCTCAGCGCCGACTACAGGTCTCGCTTAGATCCTCCTATATCTGCTAATTACTTTGGAAATTGCACCGGGGGCTGTGCAGCAGTTGCAGAAACAAAAGGGCTACTAGGGGAAGATGGGTTCGTTGTGGCTTTAAAGGCAATTAGTGAAGCTATTATGGGTTTGAAAAATGAGGGAGTACTTCTCGATGGGGCTGAGAGTTGGCTTTCGAAGTTGTGTACTGTGCAAGGTAGTGATAGGATTTTTTCGACTGCTGGCTCGCCTCGGTTTGGGATTTATGAGACTGATTTTGGATGGGGAAGACCAAAGAGGACTGAGGTGCTTACCATAGACAAGACAGGATCTATCTCTTTTTCAGATAGCAAGAATGGTGGTGGAGGCGTTGAGGTTGGGCTGGTTTTGGAAGAGCATCTTATGGGAGTTTTTGCTTCTCTATTTGCCAAGGGTCTTATTCATACACCTTTGATTAATTAA
- the LOC133728865 gene encoding uncharacterized protein LOC133728865, with amino-acid sequence MDALWELEDKWKLSTQQAFLLLVSAGFAVIGLCMAMTVLRKKAQRKHQQQQLVVMGQEETNGALGYKWSEPSCGWGSIKRALVGSVRWSKASKWGEERRGGSWREMTPAGRLLEKRIGVEGGWHSHNSESPVWQRPILMGEKCELPRFSGLILYDERGRPLYDSHQETRIQEKTAPVARTTLRDLL; translated from the exons ATGGATGCTTTGTGGGAACTAGAAGATAAGTGGAAGCTGTCTACCCAACAAGCATTTCTTCTCTTGGTGTCTGCCGGCTTTGCCGTTATCGGTCTCTGCATGGCTATGACTGTGCTAAGAAAGAAGGCTCAGAGAAAGCACCAACAGCAGCAGCTTGTGGTGATGGGACAAGAGGAGACTAATGGGGCATTAGGGTACAAGTGGTCAGAGCCAAGCTGCGGTTGGGGCTCGATAAAGAGGGCGTTGGTGGGCTCGGTGCGGTGGAGTAAGGCGAGCAAGTGGGGGGAGGAGAGAAGAGGAGGGAGCTGGAGGGAGATGACACCGGCGGGGCGGCTGCTGGAGAAGAGGATTGGGGTGGAAGGGGGGTGGCATAGCCATAACTCGGAGTCACCTGTTTGGCAAAGGCCTATACTTATGGGGGAGAAGTGTGAGCTACCGAGGTTTAGTGGCCTTATTCTATATGATGAGAGAGGCCGGCCTCTTTATGATTCCCACCAGGAAACTAGAATCCAG GAAAAAACGGCTCCTGTTGCGAGAACGACTCTGAGGGACTTGCtgtaa